A segment of the Candidatus Izimaplasma bacterium HR1 genome:
AACATGGAAAATTTATACCGCCAAGTAATTATGGATCATTATAAAAATCCTCGTAATAAAGGATTAAAACAAGACCCAGAATACAAAACAGTTCATATTAAGAACCCAACATGTGGTGATGATATAACTATTCAATCAAAAGTTGAAAATGGAATAGTAAAGGACGTTAGACATGACGGTACTGGTTGTAGTATTTGTTGCAGTAGTGCTAGTGTTATGACTGAAGTTCTAATTGGTAAAACAAAAGACGAGGCAATGGTTATTGCTGAAAACTATCTTAACATGTTAGCTAATCAAAATTATGATGAAACTGTTGAGTTAGAAGACGCTGTTGTTTACAGTGGAGTAAGAAAGTTTCCAGCAAGAATTAAATGTGCCTCAATCGCTTGGAAAGCCTTTGAAGGAACAGTAGAAGAAAGCGAGTGATTACTTGTGAGTGAGAAAACGAAAAACGAAATAAAGGATATAATTGGTGATTATAAGTTCGGTTTTAAAACTGAAACTACAAGTGTATTAAACACCGGTAAGGGTTTAAATGAAGAAGTCATCAGAGAAATATCAAGAGTAAAAGGTGAACCGAAATGGATGTTAGACTTTAGACTAAAAAGCTATAAACAGTTTTTAGCTAAACCACAACCAACTTGGGGTCCTGATTTGAGTGTGATTGATTTTGATGAAATAACATATTATATCAAACCATCAGATAAATCAGAAGATTCATGGGACGATGTACCTGAAGAAATTAAAGATACATTTGAAAAACTAGGAATCCCTGAAGCAGAACAGAAGTTCTTAGCTGGTGTTTCAACTCAGTTTGAGAGTGAAGTAGTATATCATTCAACAATCAAAGAGTTAGAAGATCAAGGTGTAATCTTCACTGATACCGATACAGCGCTAAGAGAACATCCTGAACTGTTTAAAGAATATTTCAGTAAAGTAGTACCCTCAACAGACAATAAATACGCTGCTTTAAATAGTGCCGTATGGAGTGGTGGAAGTTTCATATACGTACCACCTGGTGTTCATGTAGATAAACCATTACAATCATATTTTAGAATTAACTCAGAACAAATGGGACAATTCGAAAGAACATTAATAATTGTAGATGAAGGGGCAAGTATTAACTATGTAGAAGGTTGTACAGCTCCTGTATATACTAAATACAGTTTGCATGCTGCAATCGTTGAAATATTTGTTAAAAAAGGTGGATATTGTCGTTATTCAACAGTTCAAAACTGGGCCAATAATATAATTAACCTTGTTACTAAACGTACTTTAGTAGAAGAAGATGGACATATGGAATGGATCGATGGTAACATCGGATCTAAAATTAATATGAAGTATCCAACTTGCATCCTAAAAGGAGACAGAGCTAAAGGTACAACAATCTCTATTGCTTTTGCAGGTGAGGGAATGAACCAAGATACTGGAGCTAAAATGATCCATATTGGAAAAGACACAACTTCAAAAATCATCTCAAAATCAATGGCAGCAAAAGGTGGTAGAGTTAATTACCGCGGAATGATCAAACATGGTAAAAATGCAATCGGTGCAAAAAGTAATGTAGAATGTGACACAATCATCCTTGATGATATAAGTGTTTCAGATACACTACCTTATAACATCGTTTCTAATAATCAAGCTCAAGTTCAACATGAAGCTACCGTTTCTAAAGTTTCTGAAGAACAATTATTCTACTTAATGAGTAGAGGGTTAACAGAAGAACAAGCAACAGAAATGATTATAATGGGCTTCATTGAACCATTCGCTAAAGAATTACCTATGGAATACGCAGTTGAATTAAACCAATTAATTAAACTCGAAATGGAAGGTTCAATCGGATAACATCTAAAGAGAAATCAAATTGATTTCTCTTTTTTTTATATTGAAACTTCTTGTCTCGAGAAAAATATAGAGTTATAATTAATACGAAAACGATTTCGAAATGTTTCGTAAATCGTGACAATTACTTCTAAGGCTGTTCAAAAATCTAAATGATTGAGGTGAAGTAATGGTAACTATTAAAGATGTGGCTAAGAAAAGTGGTTATAGTATCACAACAGTTTCAAAAGCTTTAAATGATTATTCGGATATTAGTGACAAAACAAAGAAACACATTTTAAAACTTTGTAAAGAATTGGGTTATGTTCCAAATTCTTCAGCAAGAAGTCTAATTAGTAAGAAATCATATACCATTGGTGTAATCTTTGATGAAGTAACAGGTGTTGGGTTACAACATCCTCTTTACTCGAAAATACTTGAAAGCTTTAAGCTAAGGGTTGAATCTCAAGGTTACG
Coding sequences within it:
- the nifU gene encoding NifU-like protein, which translates into the protein MNNMENLYRQVIMDHYKNPRNKGLKQDPEYKTVHIKNPTCGDDITIQSKVENGIVKDVRHDGTGCSICCSSASVMTEVLIGKTKDEAMVIAENYLNMLANQNYDETVELEDAVVYSGVRKFPARIKCASIAWKAFEGTVEESE
- the sufB gene encoding FeS cluster assembly protein SufB — encoded protein: MSEKTKNEIKDIIGDYKFGFKTETTSVLNTGKGLNEEVIREISRVKGEPKWMLDFRLKSYKQFLAKPQPTWGPDLSVIDFDEITYYIKPSDKSEDSWDDVPEEIKDTFEKLGIPEAEQKFLAGVSTQFESEVVYHSTIKELEDQGVIFTDTDTALREHPELFKEYFSKVVPSTDNKYAALNSAVWSGGSFIYVPPGVHVDKPLQSYFRINSEQMGQFERTLIIVDEGASINYVEGCTAPVYTKYSLHAAIVEIFVKKGGYCRYSTVQNWANNIINLVTKRTLVEEDGHMEWIDGNIGSKINMKYPTCILKGDRAKGTTISIAFAGEGMNQDTGAKMIHIGKDTTSKIISKSMAAKGGRVNYRGMIKHGKNAIGAKSNVECDTIILDDISVSDTLPYNIVSNNQAQVQHEATVSKVSEEQLFYLMSRGLTEEQATEMIIMGFIEPFAKELPMEYAVELNQLIKLEMEGSIG